A genomic window from Flavobacterium hankyongi includes:
- a CDS encoding TlpA family protein disulfide reductase, which produces MKKSIYILFFFLNSLLMFSADNITLTGKITNPSGDKLTVRGELFEKEIPLKSDGTFNISFPIEYDGVYLMATKNNRAPIYLTKTSKLNISADDANFNNTIKFEGAGSAENNYWQQKNTILSKEMSNPQLFYSTEELVYLEKIKTLKNNILALINTTKLSDKSFKENEKKSLDYFEQLQILVYERYHSHYAKKEGFKTSESFPKVNPSIDYDNEADYQFSSHYKQLVNANFNNNLTSKISNEDEYTYKVALPEIKKIKSKSIKNALIQNLAYEVIAGNPDSEMLYNEIMALSDNTKLKESLTAKYNKIKTVAVGKVSPTFEYENFKGGKTSLESLKGKYVYIDVWATWCGPCRKEIPSLQSLEEKYHGKNIEFVSISIDTKKDYDKWKKFVEEKSLGGIQLFADNDWNSKFITDYAIEGIPRFILVDPQGNITSADAPRPSDPKLIEKFDELGIK; this is translated from the coding sequence ATGAAAAAGAGCATCTACATTTTATTTTTCTTTCTTAACAGTCTTTTGATGTTTTCTGCGGACAACATCACACTTACAGGAAAAATAACCAATCCATCTGGTGACAAACTTACAGTAAGAGGAGAATTATTTGAAAAAGAAATTCCCTTAAAAAGTGACGGAACATTTAACATATCATTTCCGATTGAGTATGATGGTGTTTACCTTATGGCTACAAAAAATAATCGTGCTCCAATTTATTTAACAAAAACAAGTAAGTTAAATATTTCTGCAGATGATGCAAACTTCAACAACACTATAAAATTTGAAGGAGCTGGAAGCGCTGAAAATAATTATTGGCAACAAAAGAATACTATTTTAAGCAAGGAAATGTCTAATCCTCAATTATTTTATTCAACTGAAGAATTAGTTTATTTAGAAAAAATTAAAACATTAAAAAACAATATTTTAGCATTAATTAATACTACTAAACTTTCAGATAAATCTTTTAAAGAAAATGAAAAGAAAAGTTTAGATTATTTTGAACAATTACAAATTTTGGTATACGAAAGATATCATTCACATTATGCAAAAAAAGAAGGTTTTAAAACTTCAGAAAGCTTTCCTAAAGTTAACCCTTCAATCGATTATGACAACGAAGCAGATTATCAATTTTCTAGCCACTACAAACAATTAGTTAATGCAAATTTCAACAACAACTTGACTTCTAAAATAAGTAATGAAGATGAGTACACTTATAAAGTTGCTTTACCTGAAATAAAAAAAATCAAAAGTAAATCAATTAAAAATGCTTTAATCCAAAATTTAGCTTACGAAGTTATTGCTGGAAATCCAGATTCTGAAATGCTATATAATGAGATAATGGCACTTTCTGACAACACAAAACTTAAAGAATCTTTAACTGCAAAGTATAACAAAATCAAAACAGTGGCAGTTGGAAAAGTTTCACCAACATTTGAGTACGAAAATTTTAAAGGAGGAAAAACTTCTTTAGAAAGCTTAAAAGGAAAATATGTTTACATTGATGTTTGGGCAACTTGGTGTGGTCCTTGCCGTAAAGAAATTCCAAGTTTACAGAGCTTAGAAGAAAAATATCATGGAAAAAACATAGAATTTGTAAGTATATCTATAGATACTAAAAAAGACTACGACAAATGGAAAAAGTTTGTTGAAGAAAAAAGTCTTGGAGGAATTCAACTTTTTGCAGACAACGATTGGAATTCAAAATTTATAACTGACTATGCAATTGAAGGAATACCAAGATTTATTTTAGTTGATCCACAAGGCAATATCACTTCAGCAGATGCTCCTCGCCCATCAGATCCAAAACTAATCGAAAAATTTGATGAATTAGGAATAAAATAA
- a CDS encoding TMEM175 family protein, with amino-acid sequence MNKNRLEAFSDGVLAIIITIMVLELRVPEGSDLKALLNLFPIFVSYILSFIYVGIYWNNHHHMMHTVKKVTGGILWANLHLLFWLSLIPFATAWIGEHHFAPFPMLFYGFVLLMCGIAYVILQNLIIKTQGENSILSKAIGNDFKGKVSPVLYLIAIFSTYYHEAVSGIIYSLVALMWLIPDKRIEKIFKAEKED; translated from the coding sequence ATGAATAAAAACAGACTTGAAGCATTTAGCGATGGGGTTTTAGCCATAATCATCACAATAATGGTTTTAGAACTAAGAGTTCCAGAAGGAAGTGATTTAAAGGCACTTTTAAACTTGTTTCCCATATTTGTTAGTTATATTTTGAGCTTTATTTATGTTGGAATTTACTGGAACAATCATCATCATATGATGCATACAGTAAAAAAAGTAACTGGTGGTATCCTTTGGGCCAATTTACATTTGCTTTTTTGGCTCTCATTAATACCTTTTGCAACAGCTTGGATAGGTGAACATCATTTTGCTCCCTTCCCTATGTTATTCTATGGTTTCGTTCTTTTAATGTGCGGAATTGCTTATGTAATTCTTCAAAATCTAATTATAAAAACACAAGGTGAAAACTCTATTTTATCTAAAGCTATAGGTAATGATTTTAAAGGAAAAGTATCACCAGTTCTATATTTAATTGCTATCTTTTCTACTTATTATCATGAAGCTGTTTCAGGTATTATATATAGTTTAGTGGCATTAATGTGGTTAATTCCAGATAAAAGAATTGAAAAGATTTTCAAAGCTGAAAAAGAAGATTAA
- a CDS encoding DUF421 domain-containing protein — MNPYLDIVLRSVAVYFFMVIALRVFGKKELSQLNTADIILILLISNSVQNAMVGSDSSLSGGIIAACALFFINFLFKKIMLKSSFIKELVQDKPEILIHNGKTDYKALARLGITSDELEEAMREHGVIHQNEVKLAMFEIDGNISIISGNENLKHSKHKRRIHKSLSKS; from the coding sequence GTGAATCCATATCTAGATATAGTATTACGAAGTGTTGCTGTATATTTTTTTATGGTAATTGCGTTACGTGTCTTTGGAAAAAAAGAACTCTCACAATTAAATACGGCCGATATTATTCTAATTTTGTTAATCAGCAATTCGGTTCAAAATGCAATGGTTGGCAGTGACTCTTCACTATCAGGAGGCATTATTGCCGCTTGTGCTTTATTTTTTATAAATTTTCTTTTTAAGAAAATCATGCTAAAATCTTCTTTTATAAAAGAATTGGTTCAGGACAAACCAGAAATTCTAATTCATAATGGCAAGACCGATTATAAAGCTTTAGCACGATTAGGAATCACTTCAGATGAATTGGAAGAAGCTATGAGAGAACATGGAGTTATTCATCAAAACGAAGTGAAGTTAGCGATGTTTGAGATTGATGGAAATATTAGCATTATTTCTGGCAATGAAAACTTAAAACATTCTAAGCACAAAAGAAGAATACATAAATCTTTAAGCAAATCATAA
- a CDS encoding DUF1304 domain-containing protein, protein MEIIAKIIIAFVAFIHIYIVWLEMFAWTTKAPKVFRTIPKDLFEPTKVLAANQGLYNGFLAAGLIWSLLICDIEWSKNVALFFLGCVAVAGIYGAITASKRILYVQTVPAVLGIVAVLFF, encoded by the coding sequence ATGGAAATCATTGCAAAAATCATCATCGCCTTTGTAGCATTTATTCACATTTATATTGTTTGGCTAGAAATGTTTGCTTGGACAACAAAAGCTCCAAAAGTATTTAGAACAATTCCTAAAGATTTATTTGAACCCACCAAAGTCTTGGCAGCTAACCAAGGTTTATACAATGGTTTTCTAGCTGCAGGTTTAATTTGGTCGCTACTGATATGTGATATAGAATGGTCAAAAAATGTTGCGCTATTCTTTCTAGGATGTGTTGCAGTTGCTGGAATATATGGAGCAATTACAGCTTCTAAGAGAATTTTATATGTGCAAACTGTTCCTGCAGTTTTAGGAATAGTAGCAGTATTATTTTTTTAA
- the hutH gene encoding histidine ammonia-lyase — MDTVHYISSDVFSLELLHEIISQNFTLQLSEEARINIEKCRAYLDKKMETQKEPIYGINTGFGSLYNIKISNENLTKLQENLMKSHACGTGDEVPHEVVKIMLLLKIKSLSYGNSGVQLQTVERLIDFYNNDILPVVYTQGSLGASGDLAPLAHLCLPLIGEGEVYVDGFRQPAAKVMDKMGWQPILLKSKEGLALLNGTQFMSAYGCYTLLKAMKFSYLADVIGAISLEGFDGRIEPFNELIHLVRPHKGQITTAQRFNDLLDGSEIINQAKKHVQDPYSFRCIPQVHGASKDTIDYVKKVFKTEINSVTDNPNIFVDEDLIISGGNFHGQPLALALDFLGLALAELGSISERRTYQLISGLRELPAFLVSDPGLNSGFMIPQYTAASIVSQNKQLATPASIDSIVSSNGQEDHVSMGANAATKCLKIMENLERILAIELMNASQAIEFRRPLKSSDFIEMFLKSYREDVPLVKEDRILHYDIEKSIAFLNSFLIDDLE; from the coding sequence ATGGATACAGTGCATTATATTAGTTCTGATGTGTTTTCATTAGAATTGCTTCATGAAATAATCTCTCAAAATTTTACTTTACAATTATCAGAAGAAGCTAGAATTAACATTGAAAAATGTAGGGCTTATTTAGATAAAAAAATGGAAACTCAAAAAGAACCAATCTATGGCATTAACACTGGTTTTGGGTCTTTGTATAACATTAAAATTTCGAACGAAAATCTTACAAAGCTTCAAGAGAATTTAATGAAATCGCATGCTTGTGGTACTGGTGATGAAGTACCTCATGAAGTGGTTAAAATAATGTTGCTTTTAAAAATTAAATCATTAAGCTATGGCAATTCGGGTGTGCAATTGCAAACCGTTGAGCGTTTAATTGATTTTTACAATAATGATATTCTTCCTGTAGTTTATACTCAAGGGTCATTAGGAGCGTCAGGAGATTTAGCTCCATTAGCTCATTTATGTTTGCCTTTAATTGGTGAAGGAGAGGTATATGTAGATGGATTCCGTCAGCCGGCTGCAAAAGTCATGGATAAAATGGGTTGGCAACCAATCTTGTTAAAATCTAAAGAAGGTTTGGCATTACTCAATGGAACTCAATTTATGAGTGCATATGGATGTTATACATTGCTTAAAGCAATGAAATTTTCTTATTTGGCAGATGTTATTGGTGCAATTTCATTAGAAGGTTTTGATGGAAGAATTGAGCCTTTCAATGAGTTAATTCATTTAGTAAGACCTCACAAAGGACAAATTACAACGGCTCAGCGTTTTAATGATTTATTAGACGGAAGCGAAATTATTAATCAAGCTAAAAAACATGTTCAGGATCCATATTCTTTTAGATGTATTCCACAAGTTCATGGTGCATCAAAAGATACAATTGATTATGTAAAAAAGGTTTTTAAAACAGAAATCAATTCGGTAACAGATAATCCTAATATTTTTGTCGATGAAGATTTAATTATATCAGGAGGAAATTTCCATGGTCAGCCTTTGGCATTAGCATTAGATTTTCTAGGACTTGCTTTAGCCGAGTTAGGAAGCATTTCTGAAAGAAGAACGTATCAATTAATTTCTGGTTTAAGAGAATTGCCTGCATTTTTAGTTAGCGATCCAGGATTAAACTCTGGTTTCATGATTCCTCAATATACAGCTGCAAGTATTGTGAGTCAGAATAAGCAGTTGGCAACACCTGCAAGTATTGATAGTATTGTTTCATCAAACGGTCAAGAAGATCATGTGAGTATGGGAGCCAATGCTGCAACAAAATGCTTGAAAATTATGGAAAATCTTGAGCGTATTTTGGCAATCGAATTGATGAATGCGTCTCAAGCAATCGAATTTAGAAGGCCTTTAAAATCTAGCGACTTTATTGAAATGTTTTTGAAATCGTATCGCGAAGATGTGCCATTGGTAAAAGAAGACAGAATCTTGCATTATGATATAGAGAAATCTATTGCTTTCTTAAATAGCTTTTTAATTGATGATTTAGAATAA
- a CDS encoding GyrI-like domain-containing protein, producing MEFKIIDIQPKKLIGKSLSMSFLNNATGVLWASFAPSIKEIKNRVGGERVSLQFYGDDFMKNPSIPFTKWATVEVSNFDEIPSHLEKLELNAGLYAVFHYKGNVVQAASYFKNIFTEWIPASEYEVDNSRPHFEILPIGKYDPMDENSEEDIYIPIKLKK from the coding sequence ATGGAGTTCAAAATAATAGATATACAACCCAAAAAACTCATTGGTAAATCATTATCAATGAGTTTTTTAAATAATGCAACAGGTGTGTTGTGGGCAAGTTTTGCTCCTAGTATTAAAGAAATAAAAAATAGAGTAGGAGGTGAACGTGTTTCATTACAATTTTATGGTGATGATTTTATGAAAAATCCTTCAATTCCTTTCACCAAATGGGCAACGGTTGAAGTTTCAAATTTTGATGAAATTCCATCACATTTAGAAAAACTTGAATTAAATGCTGGGTTATATGCTGTGTTTCACTACAAAGGAAACGTTGTTCAAGCTGCATCATATTTTAAAAATATTTTTACTGAATGGATTCCTGCTTCAGAATATGAAGTGGATAATTCCAGACCTCATTTTGAAATACTTCCAATAGGAAAATATGACCCAATGGATGAAAATTCAGAAGAAGATATTTATATACCTATAAAATTAAAAAAATAA
- a CDS encoding NAD(P)H-hydrate dehydratase, whose product MEKYFYIDYEQAKRRFKPIVNQAHKGIQGHALIIGGSYGKIGSVCLSAKACLKSGAGLVTVYVPKCGYEIVQTVMPEVMVLTDECNEYISSIQTTLSIQVIGMGMGMGLHKETQQAFFQFLKMNYLPIVIDADGLNILSENKTWLENLSDKTVLTPHRKELERLIGIWESQEQMLEMVKEFSKKYNIVIVVKGAPTMIVYKNDVYVNTTGNQALATAGSGDVLTGIITGLIAQGYDMIDAAILGVYLHGLTADLAVHETSYNSFIASDIIQYLGKAFLTLKK is encoded by the coding sequence ATGGAAAAGTATTTTTATATCGATTATGAACAGGCTAAAAGAAGATTTAAGCCAATTGTAAATCAAGCTCACAAAGGAATTCAGGGACATGCATTGATTATTGGTGGAAGTTATGGTAAAATAGGGTCTGTTTGCCTTTCTGCTAAAGCTTGTTTAAAGTCTGGAGCTGGACTTGTCACTGTCTATGTCCCTAAATGTGGCTATGAAATTGTACAAACCGTTATGCCTGAAGTAATGGTTTTGACAGATGAGTGTAATGAGTATATTTCTTCAATTCAGACTACTTTATCAATTCAAGTTATTGGAATGGGGATGGGAATGGGATTACATAAAGAAACGCAACAAGCTTTTTTTCAGTTTTTAAAGATGAATTATTTACCGATAGTTATCGATGCTGATGGTTTAAACATTCTTTCAGAAAACAAAACTTGGCTCGAAAATTTGTCTGACAAAACTGTTCTAACACCTCATCGTAAAGAATTGGAAAGATTGATAGGAATTTGGGAAAGTCAAGAACAAATGTTGGAAATGGTTAAGGAATTTTCAAAAAAATACAACATTGTAATTGTGGTCAAAGGAGCACCAACAATGATTGTGTATAAAAATGATGTTTATGTAAATACGACAGGAAATCAGGCTTTAGCCACTGCTGGTAGCGGAGATGTTTTAACAGGGATAATTACAGGTTTAATTGCTCAGGGATATGATATGATTGATGCTGCTATTTTAGGAGTTTATCTACATGGGTTGACAGCAGATTTAGCAGTACACGAAACAAGTTATAATTCTTTTATAGCTTCAGATATTATTCAATATTTAGGAAAAGCATTTTTAACTTTGAAAAAATAA
- the gcvT gene encoding glycine cleavage system aminomethyltransferase GcvT, with translation MKNTALTHIHESLGAKMVPFAGYNMPVQYEGVNIEHETVRNSVGVFDVSHMGEFFLKGENALALIQKVTSNDASKLVDGKAQYSCLPNNEGGIVDDLIVYKIADNHYMLVVNASNIEKDWNWISAHNDLDVEMENLSDAYSLLAIQGPKAAEAMQSLTSIDLVNMPYYSFQIGEFAGVNDVIVSATGYTGSGGFEIYFKNEDAVTIWAKVFEAGAPFGIKPIGLAARDTLRLEMGFCLYGNDINDTTSPLEAGLGWITKFDKEFTNSSNLKKQKEEGVSRKLVAFELIERGIPRHDYEIVDANGNVIGIVTSGTQSPSMNKGIGLGYVPTSLSTVDSEIYIRIRNKDIAAKVVKLPFYKK, from the coding sequence ATGAAAAATACAGCATTAACGCACATTCACGAAAGTTTAGGTGCAAAAATGGTTCCGTTCGCAGGTTATAACATGCCTGTTCAATATGAAGGAGTTAATATAGAGCATGAAACAGTTCGTAATAGCGTAGGAGTTTTTGATGTATCTCACATGGGAGAATTCTTTTTAAAAGGAGAAAATGCCTTGGCATTAATTCAAAAAGTAACTTCAAATGATGCTTCAAAGTTAGTTGACGGAAAAGCACAATATTCTTGTTTGCCAAATAATGAAGGTGGAATTGTAGATGATTTAATTGTTTACAAAATTGCAGACAATCATTATATGTTAGTGGTAAATGCTTCAAATATTGAAAAAGACTGGAACTGGATTTCCGCTCACAACGATTTAGACGTTGAAATGGAAAACCTATCAGATGCTTATTCTTTATTGGCCATCCAAGGACCAAAAGCAGCTGAAGCAATGCAATCTCTAACATCTATAGATTTAGTAAATATGCCGTATTATTCATTCCAAATTGGTGAATTTGCTGGTGTAAATGATGTAATAGTTTCTGCTACTGGTTATACTGGTTCTGGAGGATTTGAAATTTATTTCAAAAACGAAGATGCTGTGACAATTTGGGCAAAAGTTTTTGAAGCTGGAGCTCCTTTTGGGATTAAACCAATTGGATTGGCTGCACGTGATACATTACGCTTAGAAATGGGCTTCTGCTTGTATGGAAACGACATAAACGATACAACTTCTCCATTAGAAGCTGGCTTAGGATGGATTACAAAATTTGACAAAGAATTCACTAACTCTTCTAATTTAAAGAAACAAAAAGAAGAAGGTGTTTCTCGTAAATTAGTTGCTTTCGAATTAATCGAAAGAGGTATTCCTCGTCATGATTATGAAATCGTTGATGCAAACGGAAATGTAATTGGTATCGTAACATCGGGAACTCAATCACCATCAATGAATAAAGGAATTGGATTAGGTTATGTTCCAACTTCTTTATCAACAGTAGATTCAGAAATTTATATCCGTATCAGAAACAAAGACATTGCTGCCAAAGTGGTTAAATTACCTTTTTATAAAAAATAA
- a CDS encoding S41 family peptidase, which produces MKKYFLFLMIFWATILHAQSEMDACSTLTKMSQLIKKLHYKPKPINDSLSVYLFTNFLDNLDPNNDLFLSSDIELLKKYKYKIDDYINSENCDFLNTFFKTYNTAVDRRAKIISEIKNEPFSLTNPEVIRFYSKKRPHLNTTIELKKIFKKKMLMDLFFDISTMSTKKDSLSSVFSTLVPDSKQKIFDQFTCETSKFSITKEEFYNRFFGIFSNYFDPHTQYFSKSAKSNFLTTVSSDNYTFGLFLAFNENNQILVSGTLPGTSTYFLEKIEPGDIITKIKSSNEEYLANCLNMEKIENIFNSSEYKKADFTFQKKSGEVYGLTLVKQIMKDYQNSAYSFILEFDNKKTGYINIPSFYSTIEDGKTNVSEDVAKEIHKLKQDNISGLIIDLENNGGGSMNEAIKLCSLFIKGAPIGQAQNKAHKREIISSQNEKVIYTGPIIILQNGNSASASEFFTNAMQDYRLALVAGTKSFGKASFQEIIPLDDKETQFLKLTVGKFYRITGKSNQSIGILPDIEIPNVFDGQIQREQDAKTALKNDKIEGVVTIESFPFNEKQKQVVKTQTDKNKTDPELQKIKVLRNKINNLLNVPMEPLTLKFGPVYDRIFKLAKDWQEFEEQTKKDYNFLIYKTSYDTEKIKLDDYLKSISEKQIKILKQNYSIYRTIQIMTDLK; this is translated from the coding sequence TTGAAAAAATATTTTCTTTTTTTAATGATTTTTTGGGCTACAATTTTACATGCACAATCTGAAATGGATGCATGTAGTACATTAACAAAAATGAGCCAATTAATCAAAAAATTACATTATAAACCAAAACCGATAAATGACAGTTTATCGGTTTATCTTTTTACGAACTTTCTTGACAACCTTGATCCAAATAATGATTTATTTTTAAGCTCGGATATTGAACTACTGAAGAAATACAAATACAAGATTGACGACTATATAAATAGTGAAAATTGTGACTTTTTAAATACATTTTTTAAAACTTATAATACCGCTGTAGACAGACGTGCCAAAATTATAAGTGAAATTAAAAATGAACCTTTTTCTTTAACTAATCCAGAAGTAATTCGATTTTATTCAAAGAAAAGACCTCACTTGAATACTACAATTGAATTAAAGAAAATCTTTAAAAAGAAAATGTTGATGGATTTATTCTTTGATATTTCTACAATGAGTACAAAAAAAGATTCTTTATCATCAGTTTTTTCAACATTAGTTCCAGATTCGAAACAAAAAATTTTTGATCAATTTACCTGTGAAACCAGTAAATTCTCGATAACTAAAGAAGAATTTTACAATCGCTTTTTTGGTATTTTCAGTAATTATTTTGATCCGCATACTCAATATTTTTCCAAAAGTGCAAAATCAAACTTCTTAACAACAGTAAGTTCAGACAATTATACTTTTGGACTATTTTTAGCTTTTAACGAAAATAATCAGATTCTAGTTTCAGGCACTCTTCCAGGAACATCAACGTACTTTTTAGAAAAAATAGAACCTGGTGATATCATCACCAAAATAAAATCTTCTAATGAAGAATACTTAGCGAACTGCCTAAACATGGAAAAAATTGAAAACATTTTCAATTCCAGTGAATATAAAAAAGCTGATTTCACTTTTCAAAAAAAAAGTGGTGAAGTTTACGGATTGACTTTGGTCAAACAAATCATGAAAGACTATCAAAACAGTGCTTATAGTTTTATTTTAGAATTTGATAATAAAAAAACAGGTTATATCAATATCCCTTCTTTTTATTCAACTATTGAAGATGGAAAAACGAATGTTAGTGAAGATGTAGCTAAAGAAATACACAAACTAAAGCAAGATAATATTTCAGGTTTAATAATTGATCTTGAGAACAACGGAGGAGGGTCAATGAATGAAGCCATAAAATTATGCAGCTTATTTATAAAAGGAGCCCCAATAGGTCAGGCTCAAAATAAAGCACATAAAAGAGAAATTATATCTTCTCAAAATGAAAAAGTTATTTACACAGGGCCTATTATTATTCTCCAAAATGGAAATTCTGCTTCTGCAAGTGAGTTTTTTACTAATGCAATGCAAGATTATCGATTAGCACTGGTCGCAGGAACTAAATCTTTTGGAAAAGCAAGTTTTCAAGAAATCATTCCTTTAGATGATAAAGAAACTCAATTTCTTAAATTGACTGTCGGCAAATTTTACAGAATTACAGGTAAAAGCAATCAATCTATAGGTATTTTACCAGATATTGAAATTCCTAATGTTTTTGATGGACAAATTCAAAGAGAACAAGATGCTAAAACAGCCCTTAAAAATGACAAAATAGAAGGTGTTGTTACTATTGAATCATTTCCTTTTAATGAAAAACAAAAACAGGTTGTAAAAACACAAACCGACAAAAACAAAACTGATCCTGAACTTCAAAAAATAAAAGTATTAAGAAACAAAATTAATAATTTGTTGAATGTTCCTATGGAGCCATTGACACTAAAATTTGGTCCTGTTTATGACCGAATTTTTAAATTAGCTAAAGACTGGCAAGAATTTGAAGAACAAACTAAAAAAGATTATAATTTTCTAATTTATAAAACTTCGTACGATACTGAAAAAATAAAATTAGATGATTATTTAAAATCCATTAGTGAAAAACAGATTAAAATTTTAAAACAGAACTATAGTATTTACAGAACAATACAAATAATGACAGATTTAAAATAA